From one Dysidea avara chromosome 9, odDysAvar1.4, whole genome shotgun sequence genomic stretch:
- the LOC136266288 gene encoding phenylethanolamine N-methyltransferase-like has protein sequence MLSVKLLRLANVEVRGVSRSVLKSQCHLYWKRYQPCTLGSASSRCFSSGNIEYEKDYKEFDARAFLNLRCPGTEFDTVDKRIRTQWRLKSVHNFYKDYHKKWDISTAKLLEFGSGPYLHKLISAAPYVGEIYHSDFSPSCRNEALMWMRKDPNAFNWDPYFKYVVNTLEGQDGGDAVVKRQELLRSKFKDSLFVDMFSDNMLPTYSGKFDIIYTGYCIEFVAPSLEDYEATIKRLFDQLNQNGFLVMITAIECTAFFVDNKTYPCYPLQINDALNALRKAGFTTWYAEINKMEIEEGVAYPTNQNYYSCYVAQKI, from the exons ATGCTGTCTGTTAAGCTACTCCGGCTAGCGAACGTGGAAGTACGCGGCGTTTCGAGAAGCGTTTTGAAATCTCAGTGTCATCTTTATTGGAAAAGATATCAACCGTGCACCTTAGGCAGTGCTTCTTCGAGGTGTTTTTCTTCTG GGAATATAGAGTATGAAAAAGATTACAAAGAGTTTGATGCAAGGGCTTTCCTCAACTTGCGATGTCCAGGAACTGAATTCGATACTGTTGATAAGAGGATCCGAACACAGTGGCGACTAAAATCGGTGCACAACTTCTACAAGGATTACCACAAGAAATGGGACATCTCCACTGCCAAACTTTTGGAATTCGGTTCAGGCCCATACCTTCACAAATTGATCAGTGCAGCACCGTATGTTGGTGAGATATATCACTCAGATTTTTCACCCTCCTGTCGAAATGAAGCATTGATGTGGATGAGGAAAGATCCAAATGCGTTCAACTGGGATCCCTACTTCAAATATGTTGTTAACACACTGGAAGGTCAGGATGGTGGAGATGCTGTTGTAAAGCGTCAGGAGTTACTTCGCAGCAAGTTCAAGGATTCACTCTTCGTTGACATGTTTTCTGATAACATGCTTCCAACCTACAGTGGAAAGTTTGACATCATCTACACCGGGTATTGCATTGAGTTTGTTGCACCTTCACTTGAGGATTATGAGGCGACCATTAAAAGATTGTTTGATCAACTGAACCAGAATGGCTTTTTGGTAATGATAACAGCTATTGAGTGTACAGCGTTTTTTGTAGACAACAAAACATATCCCTGCTATCCACTACAAATCAATGATGCGTTGAATGCTCTGCGCAAAGCTGGTTTTACAACATGGTATGCTGAGATCAATAAGATGGAAATCGAAGAGGGAGTTGCTTATCCCACCAACCAAAATTATTACAGCTGTTACGTTGCACAAAAGATATGA